In Pseudophryne corroboree isolate aPseCor3 chromosome 7, aPseCor3.hap2, whole genome shotgun sequence, a single window of DNA contains:
- the LOC134943281 gene encoding gamma-crystallin 1-like isoform X2, with product MGKIIFYEDKNFQGRSYECSSDCSDLHSYFSRCNSIRVENGNWMLYEFPNYKGHQYFLRRGEYPDFQQWMGFNDSIRSCRLTPQHRGSYKLRIYEREDFRGQMMEFTEDCPIVHQQFHYHDIHSCNVLEGFWIFYEEPNFRGRQYYLRPGEYRRYADWGAMNSRVGSFRRATDLY from the exons ATCATCTTCTACGAGGACAAAAACTTCCAGGGCCGCTCCTACGAGTGCAGCTCTGACTGTTCCGACCTGCACTCGTACTTCAGCCGCTGCAACTCCATCCGTGTGGAGAATGGAAACTGGATGCTGTACGAATTCCCCAATTACAAGGGGCACCAGTACTTCCTGAGGAGGGGGGAGTACCCCGACTTCCAGCAATGGATGGGTTTTAATGACTCCATCCGATCTTGTCGTTTAACCCCTCAA CACCGAGGGTCCTATAAGCTGAGAATCTACGAGAGAGAGGATTTCAGAGGGCAGATGATGGAGTTCACTGAGGATTGCCCAATTGTGCATCAGCAATTCCATTACCATGACATCCACTCCTGCAATGTCCTTGAGGGATTCTGGATCTTCTATGAAGAGCCCAACTTCAGGGGACGTCAGTACTACCTGAGGCCAGGAGAGTACCGGCGATACGCCGACTGGGGAGCCATGAATAGCCGCGTTGGCTCTTTTAGGAGAGCCACAGATTTATACTGA
- the LOC134943281 gene encoding gamma-crystallin 1-like isoform X1 produces the protein MGKIIFYEDKNFQGRSYECSSDCSDLHSYFSRCNSIRVENGNWMLYEFPNYKGHQYFLRRGEYPDFQQWMGFNDSIRSCRLTPQVSYRSYKLRIYEREDFRGQMMEFTEDCPIVHQQFHYHDIHSCNVLEGFWIFYEEPNFRGRQYYLRPGEYRRYADWGAMNSRVGSFRRATDLY, from the exons ATCATCTTCTACGAGGACAAAAACTTCCAGGGCCGCTCCTACGAGTGCAGCTCTGACTGTTCCGACCTGCACTCGTACTTCAGCCGCTGCAACTCCATCCGTGTGGAGAATGGAAACTGGATGCTGTACGAATTCCCCAATTACAAGGGGCACCAGTACTTCCTGAGGAGGGGGGAGTACCCCGACTTCCAGCAATGGATGGGTTTTAATGACTCCATCCGATCTTGTCGTTTAACCCCTCAAGTGAGTTATC GGTCCTATAAGCTGAGAATCTACGAGAGAGAGGATTTCAGAGGGCAGATGATGGAGTTCACTGAGGATTGCCCAATTGTGCATCAGCAATTCCATTACCATGACATCCACTCCTGCAATGTCCTTGAGGGATTCTGGATCTTCTATGAAGAGCCCAACTTCAGGGGACGTCAGTACTACCTGAGGCCAGGAGAGTACCGGCGATACGCCGACTGGGGAGCCATGAATAGCCGCGTTGGCTCTTTTAGGAGAGCCACAGATTTATACTGA
- the LOC134943281 gene encoding gamma-crystallin 1-like isoform X3, producing MGKIIFYEDKNFQGRSYECSSDCSDLHSYFSRCNSIRVENGNWMLYEFPNYKGHQYFLRRGEYPDFQQWMGFNDSIRSCRLTPQVRSYKLRIYEREDFRGQMMEFTEDCPIVHQQFHYHDIHSCNVLEGFWIFYEEPNFRGRQYYLRPGEYRRYADWGAMNSRVGSFRRATDLY from the exons ATCATCTTCTACGAGGACAAAAACTTCCAGGGCCGCTCCTACGAGTGCAGCTCTGACTGTTCCGACCTGCACTCGTACTTCAGCCGCTGCAACTCCATCCGTGTGGAGAATGGAAACTGGATGCTGTACGAATTCCCCAATTACAAGGGGCACCAGTACTTCCTGAGGAGGGGGGAGTACCCCGACTTCCAGCAATGGATGGGTTTTAATGACTCCATCCGATCTTGTCGTTTAACCCCTCAAGTGA GGTCCTATAAGCTGAGAATCTACGAGAGAGAGGATTTCAGAGGGCAGATGATGGAGTTCACTGAGGATTGCCCAATTGTGCATCAGCAATTCCATTACCATGACATCCACTCCTGCAATGTCCTTGAGGGATTCTGGATCTTCTATGAAGAGCCCAACTTCAGGGGACGTCAGTACTACCTGAGGCCAGGAGAGTACCGGCGATACGCCGACTGGGGAGCCATGAATAGCCGCGTTGGCTCTTTTAGGAGAGCCACAGATTTATACTGA